A genomic window from Chanodichthys erythropterus isolate Z2021 chromosome 1, ASM2448905v1, whole genome shotgun sequence includes:
- the mmgt1 gene encoding ER membrane protein complex subunit 5, protein MASSFWKGVVGVGLFALAHAAFSAAQHRSYMRLTEKENETLPIDIVLQTLLSFVITCYGIVHISGEFKDMDASSELKNKTFDTLRNHPSFYLFNHRGRVLFRAPEQEPSTPSPQALPSNPLRLRKLENFH, encoded by the exons ATGGCTTCGTCCTTTTGGAAAGGTGTTGTCGGTGTAGGCCTTTTCGCCTTGGCACACGCAGCTTTTTCAGCGGCACAGC acCGATCCTACATGCGACTGACAGAAAAAGAGAACGAAACATTACCGATAGAT ATAGTGTTACAGACTTTGTTATCGTTTGTGATCACGTGTTATGGCATAGTACACATCTCAGGCGAGTTCAAAGACATGGATGCTTCTTCAGAGCTCAAAAACAA GACATTTGACACATTGAGAAATCACCCGTCGTTCTACCTGTTCAATCACCGAGGCAGAGTACTTTTCCGCGCTCCAGAGCAGGAGCCCTCCACTCCAAGCCCCCAGGCCTTGCCCTCCAATCCCCTGCGGTTACGCAAGCTGGAAAATTTTCATTGA